In Columba livia isolate bColLiv1 breed racing homer chromosome 6, bColLiv1.pat.W.v2, whole genome shotgun sequence, a single genomic region encodes these proteins:
- the FAM204A gene encoding protein FAM204A isoform X2 — MWSGLVPPGMNESDIDFSSDEGDGSCSSLAKEDAKEDTESVQENGPEGDAVSEPVVISVTDGENESQTCPSGIPLNMWNKFLELQKKNREMKMEANQRNKSRKRKRHRKEKQKKDNEVTESQELVDEEKWKELTQYFGINDRFEPPVHSRAPQKSGLELSIEKCVAEGDIDKAEELSDRLATRELGVKIAKAAACRNFVKAKQEAEAAQEARKKKKLAWGFEAKKRWETKSNMGYM, encoded by the exons ATGTGGAGCGGGCTGGTGCCGCCTGGCATGAACGAAAGTGACATTGACTTCAGTTCTGATGAGGGAGATGGATCCTGCAGTTCGCTGGCAAAGGAAGATGCAAAAGAAGATACTGAAAGCGTTCAGGAGAATGGACCTGAAGGTGATGCTGTCAGTGAACCAGTTGTGATATCCGTGAcagatggagaaaatgaatcTCAAACGTGTCCTTCTGGAATTCCTTTAAACATGTGGAAT AAATTTCTggagctgcagaagaaaaaccgTGAAATGAAAATGGAAGCAAACCAGAGAAACAAAAGCCGAAAAAGAAAGCGCCACAGAAAAG aaaaacagaaaaaggacaaTGAAGTGACTGAGAG tcAAGAGTTGGTAGatgaagagaaatggaaagaactTACACAATACTTTGGAATCAATGACAGATTTGAACCACCTGTGCATAGCAGGGCTCCGCAAAAG tctGGCCTGGAACTTAGCATAGAGAAGTGTGTGGCTGAAGGTGACATTGATAAGGCCGAGGAGCTGAGTGACAGATTAGCCACTCGTGAG CTTGGTGTGAAAATTGCCAAAGCTGCTGCTTGCCGCAACTTTGTAAAAGCCAAACAAGAAGCAGAGGCTGCCCAAGAAGCtcgaaagaaaaagaagcttgCTTGGGG ATTTGAAGCCAAGAAAAGAtgggaaacaaaaagcaacatgGGATACATGTAA
- the FAM204A gene encoding protein FAM204A isoform X1 → MWSGLVPPGMNESDIDFSSDEGDGSCSSLAKEDAKEDTESVQENGPEGDAVSEPVVISVTDGENESQTCPSGIPLNMWNKFLELQKKNREMKMEANQRNKSRKRKRHRKEKQKKDNEVTESSQELVDEEKWKELTQYFGINDRFEPPVHSRAPQKSGLELSIEKCVAEGDIDKAEELSDRLATRELGVKIAKAAACRNFVKAKQEAEAAQEARKKKKLAWGFEAKKRWETKSNMGYM, encoded by the exons ATGTGGAGCGGGCTGGTGCCGCCTGGCATGAACGAAAGTGACATTGACTTCAGTTCTGATGAGGGAGATGGATCCTGCAGTTCGCTGGCAAAGGAAGATGCAAAAGAAGATACTGAAAGCGTTCAGGAGAATGGACCTGAAGGTGATGCTGTCAGTGAACCAGTTGTGATATCCGTGAcagatggagaaaatgaatcTCAAACGTGTCCTTCTGGAATTCCTTTAAACATGTGGAAT AAATTTCTggagctgcagaagaaaaaccgTGAAATGAAAATGGAAGCAAACCAGAGAAACAAAAGCCGAAAAAGAAAGCGCCACAGAAAAG aaaaacagaaaaaggacaaTGAAGTGACTGAGAG tagtcAAGAGTTGGTAGatgaagagaaatggaaagaactTACACAATACTTTGGAATCAATGACAGATTTGAACCACCTGTGCATAGCAGGGCTCCGCAAAAG tctGGCCTGGAACTTAGCATAGAGAAGTGTGTGGCTGAAGGTGACATTGATAAGGCCGAGGAGCTGAGTGACAGATTAGCCACTCGTGAG CTTGGTGTGAAAATTGCCAAAGCTGCTGCTTGCCGCAACTTTGTAAAAGCCAAACAAGAAGCAGAGGCTGCCCAAGAAGCtcgaaagaaaaagaagcttgCTTGGGG ATTTGAAGCCAAGAAAAGAtgggaaacaaaaagcaacatgGGATACATGTAA